Genomic segment of Oscillatoria salina IIICB1:
GGGGGTTAGGGGGAGAGGTGCGAGGGACAAACAACAAAAATCCGGCTGTCATCGCCACTATTGCCGCCACATAAAAAACCATTTCTAAGCCGCTAAAACCGAAAATAATTCCTAACAGTAAAGGCGACACAAATTGTCCTAAAAATCCTGCGCCAGTTCCCGCAGCGAGGACGCTGGAACGTAATTCTGAGGGAGCAAGATTGGCTAAACTATTGTATAAATTCGGTAAAACTAAGCCAAATCCTACGCCAAAAAATACGGCGGTGACGAGAATTAAACTCAGTTGAGATAACACAGGAATTGTAATTAAAGTCAGTGCCATTAAACCAAAGCCAAGGGCGATCGCGCCAGCCCCACCAATTTTTTTCGCCAGGGGTTTTGCGCCAAAAGCGGAGATAATTGCTGCTCCTACGGCTCTGCTAGCTAAGACAATACCATTAAGGGTACTTCCTGCCCCAATTGTTTGTTTGAGGTAGATAGGGGCGTAAATAACCACAGCATACATGGCAATTGAAGCGAGAGAGAGGGTTAATAACAGTCGCAGCGTTTCTGGATTACCTAAAACCGTCGTCAGTCCGAGAGAATCTGACTTTACCTTAGTTTTGGGCTTTTGGGGCGGTTGCTTACCAAAAGTTAACGCAGTTAAGAAAGCCAGAGGAAAGGCGATCGCGTACAAATAAAAGGCATAATGCCAATCAAACGAACCTACCCAGCCCCCCAAAAGCGGAAAAGCAATCCCCGTCAGAGTTAAAGTGCTAGTAGCGTAACCGAGGGCTTGCGATCGCGCCTCACCTTCATACATACTGCCTAACAAACCTAAACTCGCTGCCGCAATTCCACCACTAGCAGCCCCCAATAAACCACGAGTGACTAATAACGGCGCGAGATCGTCAATAAAAGCCCCAGCCGTGCCAAAAATAGCATAACCAACCAAACTAGGAATCAAGATCCGCAATCTCCCGATCCGATCTGCCAAAATCCCCAAGGGAGGGCTAAACAGCGCAATTGTCAAGCAATGAAGACTAACTAAATTACCTGCCAAAGCTGGATCTAATTGTAACTGTTCGATTATTTCTGGCAATACCGGGGAAACAACTCCTCCTGCCATTGTCGTCAAAGAACCTGCGGCAAGCAAGACTAATATTCTAGGATCTCGAAACATCAGCAAATTTTTCACTAAAAAAGATGAATAACTGGCACAAAACGGCAACTTCAGACGTTTGCCCCTTTCTCAAGGTGAATTTAACTTTTTCTCCCTTTTTCTGGACAGTAGAGGGATCTATTGACTCAAATCGGGAAAAATCACCAATAATAAACAACAATGAGACAATAAACAACGAACGATCGCTAACTGTCAAGGAATGGAACTAAAGACAGCCTTAACTAGCCAAATAGTCCGGAATCAAGTGAGAGAAGTGGGAATTAACCCGAATTACTGGTATCCGGTAGCTTGGGCAAATCAACTTCAGCCTGGTAAAATTCTGCCTGTCACGATTTGGCAAGAAAATATCGCCGTTTTTCGGGACGAGTCGGGTAAACTTCATGCTTTAGAAGACGTATGTCCCCATCGTGGTGTTGCCTTACACAAAGGAAATGTTACT
This window contains:
- a CDS encoding MFS transporter translates to MFRDPRILVLLAAGSLTTMAGGVVSPVLPEIIEQLQLDPALAGNLVSLHCLTIALFSPPLGILADRIGRLRILIPSLVGYAIFGTAGAFIDDLAPLLVTRGLLGAASGGIAAASLGLLGSMYEGEARSQALGYATSTLTLTGIAFPLLGGWVGSFDWHYAFYLYAIAFPLAFLTALTFGKQPPQKPKTKVKSDSLGLTTVLGNPETLRLLLTLSLASIAMYAVVIYAPIYLKQTIGAGSTLNGIVLASRAVGAAIISAFGAKPLAKKIGGAGAIALGFGLMALTLITIPVLSQLSLILVTAVFFGVGFGLVLPNLYNSLANLAPSELRSSVLAAGTGAGFLGQFVSPLLLGIIFGFSGLEMVFYVAAIVAMTAGFLLFVPRTSPPNP